In Brachybacterium saurashtrense, the genomic stretch TCCGGCCGCTGGTGCTGGGCCGGCTGGAGCGCGGCTGGGTGGTCGCCTCCGAGACCGCCGCGCTGGACATCTGCGGCGCCAGCTTCGTGCGCGAGGTCGCTCCCGGCGAGATGATCATCGTCGACGAGCAGGGCCTGCACAGCGAGCAGGTGCTCCCGCCGCAGCCCAAGGGCTGCGTGTTCGAGTACGTGTACCTCGCCCGCCCCGACACCCGCATCGCCGGGCGCAGCGTGAACGAGTCCCGCGCCGAGATGGGCCGCCAGCTGGCCCGCGAGCACCCCGTCGACGCGGATCTGGTGATCCCCACCCCCGAGTCCGGCACGCCCGCGGCGATCGGCTACGCCCAGGAGTCCGGCATCCCCTACGGCCAGGGGATGGTGAAGAACGCCTATGTGGGCCGCACCTTCATCCAGCCCAGCCAGACCATCCGCCAGCTCGGCATCCGCCTCAAGCTCAACCCGCTGCGCGAGGTGATCGCCGGCAAGCGCCTGGTGGTGATCGACGACTCGATCGTGCGCGGCAACACCCAGCGCGCCGTGGTGCGGATGCTGCGCGAGGCCGGCGCGGCGGAGGTGCACGTGCGGATCTCCTCGCCGCCGGTGCGCTGGCCCTGCTTCTACGGCATCGACTTCGCCTCCCGCGCCGAGCTGATCGCCAACGGTCTGGGCATCGAGGAGATCGCCCGCTCCGTGGGCGCGGACTCGCTGGGCTACATCTCCGAGGAGGGCATGATCGCGGCGAGCGGTCAGCCCGAGGAGCGGCTGTGCACCGCCTGCTTCTCCGGGAAGTACCCCGTCACCCTGCCCGAGCCCGTCGCCCGCCAGCAGGGCATCGTCCAGGCTCGCGAGCCCGAGCCCGCCACCGCCGAGAAGGACTCATGAACAGCACCTCCCCCCGCCCCGACGCGCTCACCTACGCCGAGTCCGGCGTGGACACCGCCGCCGGAGACCGCGCCGTCGAGCTGATGAAGGAGGCGGTCGCCGCCACGCACGGCCCGCAGGTGCTCGGCGGGATCGGCGCCTTCGCCGGCCTCGTCGACGTCAGCGCCCTGAAGGAGTACCGGCGCCCGCTGCTGGCCTCCTCGACCGACGGCGTCGGCACCAAGATCGCGATCGCCCGCGCGCTCGACATCCACGACACCATCGGGCGCGACCTGGTGGGCATGGTGGTCGACGACATCATCGTCGTCGGCGCCCGGCCGCTGGCGATGACCGACTACATCGCCTGCGGCGCCGTGGTGCCCGAGCGCATCGCGGACATCGTGCGCGGCATCGCCGAGGGCTGCCGGATGGCGGAGTGCGCCCTGGTGGGCGGCGAGACGGCCGAGCATCCCGGCCTGATGGCGCCGGAGGACTACGACGTGGCGGGCGCCGCCGTGGGCGTGGTCGAGGCCGACCGCCTGCTGGGGCCCGAGCGGGTCGCCGCCGGGGACGTGGTGATCGGGATGGACTCCTCCGGTCTGCACTCCAACGGGTACTCGCTGGTGCGCGCTGTGATCGCGGCGGCCAGCGTCTCCCTCGACACGCATGTCGAGGACTTCGGCCGCAGCCTGGGCGAGGAGATC encodes the following:
- the purF gene encoding amidophosphoribosyltransferase, with product MARGDGKLSHDLLPGEKGPQDSCGVFGVFAPGEDVAKLTYYGLYALQHRGQESAGIAASDGSQIMVYKDMGLVSQVFDEASLGALHGHIAIGHTRYATTGGSVWSNAQPTLGPRPEGTVALAHNGNLVNTEELQALIAERHGTPRSGELARGNTTDTALVTALLNTEGSLEDGLRDLMPRLRGAYCFTLMDETTLYAARDPQGIRPLVLGRLERGWVVASETAALDICGASFVREVAPGEMIIVDEQGLHSEQVLPPQPKGCVFEYVYLARPDTRIAGRSVNESRAEMGRQLAREHPVDADLVIPTPESGTPAAIGYAQESGIPYGQGMVKNAYVGRTFIQPSQTIRQLGIRLKLNPLREVIAGKRLVVIDDSIVRGNTQRAVVRMLREAGAAEVHVRISSPPVRWPCFYGIDFASRAELIANGLGIEEIARSVGADSLGYISEEGMIAASGQPEERLCTACFSGKYPVTLPEPVARQQGIVQAREPEPATAEKDS
- the purM gene encoding phosphoribosylformylglycinamidine cyclo-ligase, coding for MNSTSPRPDALTYAESGVDTAAGDRAVELMKEAVAATHGPQVLGGIGAFAGLVDVSALKEYRRPLLASSTDGVGTKIAIARALDIHDTIGRDLVGMVVDDIIVVGARPLAMTDYIACGAVVPERIADIVRGIAEGCRMAECALVGGETAEHPGLMAPEDYDVAGAAVGVVEADRLLGPERVAAGDVVIGMDSSGLHSNGYSLVRAVIAAASVSLDTHVEDFGRSLGEEILEPTRIYTADLLAVLEDRRTDGAVHALSHVTGGGLAANLARVMPRGLAARLDRSRWEPGAVFSQVARWGSVPQLDLEGTLNMGIGMVAVVAAEQADAVLAVLAERGLGARAIGEVVPEESLPEPGAPLEQVITGAKGVDGGAVLLAGQHPGWA